In Variovorax paradoxus, a single genomic region encodes these proteins:
- a CDS encoding AsmA family protein — protein sequence MATNILRSRPLWQKLLAFVVLLLAALVLVLAFFPWDVLREPVNRYVSEKTGRKFEITRRLDVNLGWRQATVKFDGIEFANPSWARDPYLVKADRAEFDIRIWPLLASKVNIPRLALFSPTVGLQMEQDGRRTWALGKDTSDSGTVPSIGLIQVDSGAVDFLAKHLGVDLHADLSYDTSRGEMPLSYRIKGRYKGQPLTANGRTGNVLQINATGAPPFPLEINAAAGQTQLKASGTVAELSGLDGIDAKFELKGQTLGALFPLLGIALPQTSPYALSGDLSKRGTLWGVAGLKGKLGLSDISGDMRFDQAGKLPHLSGELRSRVMDMDDLGPLIGLPPTARTANTVEGVAPPPTVTQVKRAGGKVLPTAPLDFERLRAMNADVKYTADRIQNVRDIPLDRGSVQVKLDNGVLTLDPLDLGVAGGKLGGAIRIDASKNPADIRASLDVRAMQLARLFPKLETTGNSVGRLDGRVNLSGSGSTVANWLGGVSGDVAVISGRGQFGNLLPVFATLVGGDIIKFLLRGDRNVELRCAALAFDVNKGLMTGRTLVLDTTNAVFTATGQANLATEGLDFVIRPEPKSKSILSIRTPLVVSGTFGAPKGGLQVTPLAERGLAALALGAINPLLALAATIETGPGEDADCKGVLGDANRPTAGAAANGAAKAKGAKQPVKQP from the coding sequence ATGGCAACGAACATTCTTCGCTCACGGCCCCTGTGGCAGAAACTGCTGGCTTTCGTGGTGCTGCTGCTGGCCGCGCTGGTGCTGGTGCTGGCGTTCTTTCCGTGGGACGTGCTGCGCGAGCCTGTCAATCGCTATGTGAGCGAGAAGACCGGCCGCAAGTTCGAGATCACGCGCCGGCTCGACGTGAACCTCGGCTGGCGGCAGGCCACCGTCAAGTTCGACGGCATCGAGTTCGCGAACCCCTCGTGGGCGCGGGACCCCTACCTGGTGAAGGCGGACCGGGCCGAGTTCGACATCCGCATCTGGCCGCTTCTGGCCAGCAAGGTGAACATTCCGCGCCTGGCGCTGTTCTCGCCCACCGTGGGCCTGCAGATGGAGCAGGACGGGCGCCGCACCTGGGCGCTTGGCAAGGACACCTCCGATTCAGGCACCGTGCCCAGCATCGGCCTGATACAGGTCGACAGCGGGGCGGTCGACTTCCTGGCCAAGCATCTGGGCGTCGACCTGCATGCCGACCTGAGCTATGACACCAGCCGCGGCGAAATGCCGCTCAGCTACCGCATCAAGGGCCGCTACAAGGGCCAGCCGCTGACCGCCAACGGCCGCACCGGCAACGTGCTCCAGATCAACGCCACGGGCGCGCCGCCGTTCCCGCTGGAAATCAACGCGGCCGCCGGCCAGACCCAGTTGAAGGCGAGCGGCACCGTGGCCGAGCTCTCGGGGCTCGATGGCATCGACGCCAAGTTCGAACTCAAGGGTCAGACGCTGGGTGCGCTGTTCCCGCTGCTGGGCATCGCGCTGCCGCAGACCTCGCCCTACGCATTGAGCGGCGACCTGAGCAAGCGCGGCACCCTGTGGGGCGTGGCTGGCCTCAAGGGCAAGCTGGGCCTGTCCGACATTTCCGGCGACATGCGTTTCGACCAGGCCGGCAAGCTGCCGCACCTGTCGGGCGAACTGCGCTCGCGGGTGATGGACATGGACGACCTCGGCCCGCTGATCGGCCTGCCGCCCACCGCGCGCACCGCCAACACGGTGGAAGGCGTGGCGCCCCCGCCGACCGTGACGCAGGTCAAGCGGGCGGGCGGCAAGGTGCTGCCCACCGCGCCGCTCGACTTCGAGCGTCTGCGCGCCATGAATGCCGACGTCAAGTACACCGCAGACCGCATCCAGAACGTGCGCGACATTCCGCTCGACCGTGGCAGCGTGCAGGTGAAGCTGGACAACGGTGTGCTCACGCTCGATCCGCTCGACCTGGGCGTGGCCGGCGGCAAGCTCGGCGGTGCGATCCGCATCGACGCCTCGAAGAACCCGGCGGACATCCGCGCCTCGCTCGATGTGCGCGCCATGCAGCTGGCCCGCCTGTTCCCCAAGCTGGAGACCACCGGCAACAGCGTGGGACGGCTGGACGGGCGCGTCAACCTGTCGGGTTCGGGCAGCACGGTGGCCAACTGGCTGGGCGGCGTGTCCGGCGACGTGGCTGTGATCTCGGGGCGCGGCCAGTTCGGCAACCTGCTGCCCGTGTTCGCGACGCTGGTGGGCGGTGACATCATCAAGTTCCTGCTGCGCGGCGACCGCAATGTGGAGCTGCGCTGCGCGGCCCTGGCCTTCGACGTGAACAAGGGGCTGATGACCGGACGCACGCTGGTGCTGGACACGACCAACGCGGTGTTCACCGCCACCGGCCAGGCCAATCTTGCGACCGAGGGCCTGGATTTCGTGATCCGCCCGGAGCCGAAGAGCAAGAGCATCCTCTCGATCCGCACGCCGCTGGTGGTGAGCGGTACGTTCGGGGCGCCCAAGGGCGGCCTGCAGGTGACGCCGTTGGCCGAGCGCGGGCTGGCCGCGCTGGCGCTGGGGGCCATCAATCCTTTGCTGGCGCTGGCCGCGACCATCGAGACCGGGCCGGGCGAAGATGCCGATTGCAAGGGCGTGCTGGGCGATGCGAACCGCCCGACGGCAGGGGCGGCAGCCAATGGCGCCGCGAAGGCGAAGGGCGCCAAGCAGCCTGTGAAGCAGCCCTAA
- a CDS encoding response regulator encodes MDPRLQTYVVEDNLTIRENLIGTLEELACAAVVGFAETESGARDWLQAHTGDWDLAIVDLFLKQGSGLGVLQACQARGPTQKVVVLSNYATPDIRRRCAEFGVDAVFDKSNEIDALVDFCLGQASALRASPRAAG; translated from the coding sequence ATGGATCCCAGATTGCAGACTTACGTCGTCGAAGACAACCTCACGATCCGTGAAAACCTTATTGGCACCCTGGAAGAACTCGCCTGCGCCGCAGTCGTCGGCTTTGCCGAGACAGAGAGCGGCGCGCGCGACTGGCTGCAGGCGCATACCGGCGACTGGGACCTTGCCATCGTCGACCTCTTTCTCAAGCAGGGAAGCGGCCTGGGTGTGCTGCAGGCCTGCCAGGCACGCGGCCCGACCCAGAAGGTGGTGGTGCTCAGCAACTACGCCACGCCGGACATCCGGCGGCGCTGCGCCGAATTCGGGGTCGACGCGGTGTTCGACAAGTCGAACGAAATCGACGCGCTGGTCGACTTCTGCCTCGGGCAGGCGAGCGCGTTGCGCGCCTCGCCGCGGGCCGCGGGCTGA
- a CDS encoding response regulator — protein sequence MIKIGIVDDHAIVRSGLRQFFSEHVDLRVAGEAASGREAIELVRTTELDVLVMDLSMPGQSGIDALAMIRAKAPDVGILILSGYPEEHYAMNLIRQGASGYLNKECDPIEIVNAIRTISLGRRYITPAVAELLARQLDRKDDAAPHEQLSEREFQVFLKLAKGETAGDIAKTLSLSVKTVSTYRTRLMEKMNLSSNSDLTYYALKNKLID from the coding sequence ATGATCAAAATCGGAATTGTGGACGACCACGCCATCGTGCGATCCGGCCTCCGGCAGTTCTTCTCCGAGCACGTGGACCTGCGCGTGGCGGGCGAAGCGGCCAGCGGGCGTGAAGCCATCGAACTGGTGCGCACCACGGAGTTGGACGTGCTGGTCATGGATCTTTCGATGCCGGGGCAAAGCGGGATCGACGCGCTTGCCATGATCCGCGCCAAGGCGCCGGACGTCGGCATCCTGATCCTGAGCGGCTACCCCGAGGAGCACTACGCGATGAACCTGATCCGTCAGGGCGCGAGCGGCTACCTCAACAAGGAGTGCGATCCGATCGAGATCGTCAACGCCATCCGCACCATTTCGCTGGGCCGGCGCTACATCACGCCCGCCGTGGCCGAACTGCTGGCCCGCCAGCTCGACCGCAAGGACGACGCCGCGCCGCACGAACAGCTCTCGGAGCGCGAGTTCCAGGTGTTCCTGAAGCTGGCCAAGGGCGAGACCGCCGGCGACATCGCCAAGACGCTGTCGCTGTCGGTGAAGACGGTGAGCACCTACCGTACGCGCCTGATGGAGAAGATGAATCTTTCCTCCAACAGCGACCTGACGTACTACGCGCTGAAGAACAAGCTGATCGATTGA
- a CDS encoding CHASE3 domain-containing protein: MALSLLLAALAALALVGINEAGYRQSSRALADIEEAQQVRGTLNQILQNMLDAETGQRGYLLTGEANYRQPYDTAVKQVDGNLATLRRLYAGRPAELTQLAELSKHVLRKVAEMDMSVRLRQDGKEDAWKFVITTDVGREEMDSIRTTAGELVRISNDTLHQSQVQVLKSLQLARIGTAIVALAALLAFFLYLRQTHALRSIGERQQETLQRERNALEDEVRERTASLAELATHLQDVRETERGYLARELHDELGSLLTAAKLDVARLKSRLADSPDAIQRLQHLTELLNSGIALKRRIIEDLRPSSLSNLGLVASLEILGREFAERSGLQIEMALEPVTMDESRQLTIYRMVQESLTNIGKYAEASEATIVLKNYENHVIVEVADNGKGFDTLRMRPSTHGLAGMRHRVEAARGKLTVSSTPGKGTRLSAMLPVVRPT; the protein is encoded by the coding sequence ATGGCCTTGAGCCTGCTGCTCGCGGCACTGGCCGCGCTGGCCCTCGTCGGCATCAACGAGGCCGGCTACCGGCAGTCCAGCCGCGCCCTCGCCGACATCGAGGAGGCGCAGCAGGTGCGCGGCACGCTCAACCAGATCCTGCAGAACATGCTGGACGCCGAGACCGGCCAGCGGGGCTACCTGCTGACCGGCGAGGCGAACTACCGGCAGCCGTACGACACGGCGGTGAAGCAGGTCGACGGCAACCTCGCGACGCTGCGCCGGCTCTACGCCGGCCGCCCGGCCGAACTCACCCAGCTGGCCGAACTCTCCAAGCACGTGCTGCGCAAGGTGGCCGAGATGGACATGAGCGTGCGCCTGCGCCAGGACGGCAAGGAGGACGCCTGGAAGTTCGTCATCACGACCGACGTGGGCCGCGAGGAGATGGATTCGATCCGCACCACGGCGGGCGAGCTGGTCCGGATCAGCAACGACACGCTGCACCAGAGCCAGGTGCAGGTGCTCAAGTCGCTGCAGCTGGCGCGCATCGGCACCGCCATCGTGGCGCTGGCCGCGCTGCTCGCCTTCTTCCTGTACCTGCGGCAGACGCACGCGCTGCGCTCCATCGGCGAGCGCCAGCAGGAAACCCTTCAGCGCGAAAGGAATGCGCTGGAAGACGAAGTGCGCGAGCGCACCGCCTCGCTGGCCGAGCTGGCGACCCACCTGCAGGATGTGCGCGAAACCGAGCGCGGCTACCTCGCACGCGAACTGCACGACGAACTGGGCTCGCTGCTCACCGCCGCCAAGCTCGACGTGGCTCGGCTGAAGTCGCGGCTGGCGGATTCGCCCGACGCCATCCAGCGGCTGCAGCATTTGACCGAGCTGCTCAACAGCGGCATCGCGCTCAAGCGCCGCATCATCGAAGACCTGCGGCCCTCGTCGCTGTCGAACCTCGGACTGGTCGCGTCGCTGGAGATCCTGGGACGCGAATTCGCCGAGCGCTCGGGCCTGCAGATCGAGATGGCGCTGGAGCCGGTGACCATGGACGAATCGCGCCAGCTCACCATCTACCGCATGGTGCAGGAGAGCCTGACCAACATCGGCAAGTACGCGGAGGCCAGCGAGGCCACCATCGTGCTGAAGAACTACGAGAACCACGTGATCGTGGAAGTGGCGGACAACGGCAAGGGCTTCGACACCCTGCGCATGCGCCCGTCGACGCATGGCCTGGCGGGCATGCGGCATCGCGTGGAGGCGGCGCGCGGCAAGCTGACGGTGTCGTCGACCCCCGGCAAGGGCACGCGGCTGAGCGCCATGCTGCCGGTGGTGCGCCCGACCTGA
- a CDS encoding DUF1328 domain-containing protein, whose product MLHYAVVFLVIALIAALFGFGGIAASAVGIAKILFVIFAILAIASFLSGLLRRK is encoded by the coding sequence ATGCTGCATTACGCCGTGGTTTTTCTGGTCATTGCGCTCATCGCCGCCCTGTTCGGCTTCGGTGGCATCGCCGCCAGCGCGGTCGGCATCGCCAAGATTCTTTTCGTGATCTTCGCCATCCTGGCTATCGCGAGCTTCCTGAGCGGCTTGCTCCGACGCAAGTAG
- a CDS encoding phage holin family protein, protein MLHPIFSTVLGHPELVAEHLANYAALVRQETAQAGRGLVARIVAGVLAAASAMLALGLIGVAVLLGVLHGSFHWVLVAVPGVAVVIAAFCAWYATRPSPSHGFDDLRSQLEADLQALHDAGAHHGQR, encoded by the coding sequence ATGCTTCATCCGATTTTTTCCACGGTGCTCGGGCATCCGGAACTCGTTGCTGAACACCTCGCCAACTACGCCGCCCTCGTCCGCCAGGAAACTGCGCAGGCGGGGCGCGGTCTCGTCGCCCGCATCGTCGCGGGGGTGCTGGCCGCGGCCAGCGCCATGCTGGCCCTCGGGCTGATCGGCGTGGCCGTGCTGCTCGGCGTGCTGCACGGCAGTTTTCACTGGGTGCTGGTGGCCGTACCCGGCGTGGCCGTGGTGATCGCGGCGTTCTGCGCCTGGTACGCGACACGCCCCAGCCCGAGCCACGGTTTCGACGACCTGCGCTCGCAACTCGAGGCCGACCTGCAGGCCTTGCATGACGCCGGAGCCCATCATGGCCAGCGCTGA
- a CDS encoding ferritin-like domain-containing protein: protein MKADVSSSTKASGHKHLVLDQGGLDAARKSLDDGAVTPSYGPWRDDVVKLLNDALATELVCVLRYKRHYFTANGVESPAIADEFLVHANEESGHADRIAERIVQLGGEPDFAPSHLLERSHAAYDESTDLQAMVRANLIAERIAVESYRQMIALIGDKDPTTRRMLEDILSDEEEHADELKDWLGH from the coding sequence ATGAAAGCCGATGTTTCCTCATCCACCAAGGCCTCCGGACACAAGCACCTGGTGCTCGACCAGGGCGGCCTGGACGCCGCGCGCAAGAGCCTGGACGACGGCGCCGTCACGCCCAGCTACGGCCCCTGGCGCGACGACGTGGTCAAGCTGCTGAACGACGCGCTGGCCACCGAATTGGTGTGCGTGCTGCGCTACAAGCGCCACTACTTCACCGCCAACGGCGTGGAGTCGCCCGCCATCGCCGACGAGTTCCTGGTGCACGCAAACGAAGAATCGGGCCATGCGGACCGCATTGCCGAACGCATCGTGCAACTGGGCGGCGAGCCCGACTTCGCGCCCTCGCACCTGCTGGAGCGCAGCCATGCGGCGTACGACGAATCGACCGACCTGCAGGCGATGGTGCGCGCCAACCTGATCGCCGAACGCATCGCGGTCGAGTCGTACCGCCAGATGATCGCGCTGATCGGCGACAAAGACCCGACCACCCGCCGCATGCTCGAGGACATCCTCTCCGACGAGGAAGAGCACGCCGACGAGCTGAAGGACTGGCTCGGACACTGA
- a CDS encoding BON domain-containing protein, with amino-acid sequence MKKHPQPAAMPHSRAWLAVLVAGAALTLAACDKSDNRTAGEKLDSAVAKTEQAADTAAAKTGEAVREAKAKVDASGTTAEVKQGMANVAEAAKEAGATMSAKVDDAAITASVSAGLAKDPDLSAIKINVDTKGGAVSLKGPAPTAAAKARAEEIAKGVQGVTSVDNQLEVKS; translated from the coding sequence ATGAAAAAGCATCCACAACCCGCCGCCATGCCGCATTCGCGCGCATGGCTGGCCGTGCTGGTGGCGGGCGCCGCGCTGACGCTGGCCGCCTGTGACAAGTCTGACAATCGCACCGCGGGCGAGAAGCTCGACAGCGCAGTCGCCAAGACCGAGCAGGCCGCAGATACCGCCGCGGCCAAAACCGGTGAGGCCGTGCGTGAAGCCAAGGCCAAGGTCGACGCATCCGGCACCACCGCCGAAGTGAAGCAGGGCATGGCCAATGTCGCCGAAGCCGCCAAGGAGGCCGGTGCCACCATGAGCGCGAAGGTCGACGACGCCGCCATCACCGCTTCGGTTTCCGCGGGCCTTGCGAAGGATCCGGACCTGAGCGCTATCAAGATCAATGTCGACACCAAGGGCGGTGCCGTGAGCCTGAAGGGGCCGGCGCCCACTGCCGCCGCCAAGGCGCGGGCCGAAGAAATCGCCAAGGGCGTGCAGGGCGTGACCTCGGTGGATAACCAGCTCGAAGTGAAGAGCTGA
- a CDS encoding CsbD family protein: MNKDQVAGRVEEAKGKIKEVTGKVVGNEKLQSKGLGDQAAGKVQKTYGDVKEKTKDAIKSGADKL; this comes from the coding sequence ATGAACAAGGACCAAGTGGCAGGACGCGTCGAAGAAGCCAAGGGCAAGATCAAGGAAGTGACCGGCAAGGTTGTCGGCAACGAAAAGCTCCAGAGCAAAGGCCTTGGCGACCAGGCCGCCGGCAAGGTGCAGAAGACCTACGGCGACGTGAAGGAAAAGACCAAGGACGCGATCAAGTCGGGCGCCGACAAGCTCTGA
- a CDS encoding DUF429 domain-containing protein: MVLFGCDFSSAPTSRKPIVVAVGELQEDGRVALTGLRRFALLDAWGDWLRDTPAWVGGFDFPFSLPRELVEHLGWPLQWEALMLHYAGLSRAQIRDTFAAFCASRPVGGKFAHRAADLPAGSSPSMKWVNPPVAYMLHAGVPRLLASGARIPGLHPGSRQDCIALEAYPGLLARELIGRRSYKSDDRRKQTPERLAARTDLLAALEAGTSRLGLRLWVTAPQRAELLADARGDDIDAVLCLLQAAWGLQRAGSAGPGHGLPEGFDPLEGWIVTA, translated from the coding sequence ATGGTGCTGTTCGGCTGCGACTTCTCGAGCGCGCCGACCTCGCGCAAGCCCATCGTCGTGGCCGTCGGTGAACTGCAAGAGGACGGCCGCGTCGCGCTGACCGGGCTGCGTCGCTTTGCCTTGCTCGACGCGTGGGGTGACTGGCTGCGCGACACGCCCGCCTGGGTCGGCGGTTTCGACTTTCCGTTCAGCCTGCCACGCGAACTGGTCGAGCACCTGGGCTGGCCGCTGCAGTGGGAAGCGCTGATGCTGCATTACGCCGGACTGAGCCGCGCGCAGATCCGCGACACCTTCGCGGCCTTTTGCGCGTCCCGCCCGGTCGGCGGCAAGTTCGCGCACCGCGCGGCCGACCTGCCCGCGGGATCGAGCCCGTCGATGAAGTGGGTCAACCCGCCAGTCGCGTACATGCTGCACGCGGGCGTGCCGCGCCTGCTGGCGTCGGGGGCGCGGATTCCCGGGCTGCACCCGGGCAGCCGGCAGGACTGCATCGCGCTGGAGGCCTATCCCGGCCTGCTGGCGCGCGAGTTGATCGGCCGGCGCAGCTACAAGAGCGACGACCGGCGCAAGCAGACGCCCGAGCGCCTGGCCGCGCGCACCGACCTGCTGGCCGCACTCGAAGCCGGCACATCGCGGCTGGGCCTGCGGCTCTGGGTCACGGCGCCGCAGCGCGCCGAATTGCTGGCCGATGCACGCGGCGACGACATCGACGCCGTGCTGTGCCTTCTGCAGGCGGCATGGGGCCTGCAGCGCGCCGGCAGCGCGGGGCCGGGCCACGGCCTGCCTGAGGGCTTCGATCCGCTTGAAGGATGGATCGTCACCGCCTGA
- a CDS encoding EamA family transporter, whose protein sequence is MPLSAFALILLAGIIHAGWNIVAKKANGDARFSFQTSVFNMLIWAPVGITLGWNVVPGWGAAEWGFVVLSGVLHVFYFIVLLRGYRRSDLTVVYPLARGSGPLLSSLVAVLFLGEKISLFGVAGIAGVVLGVFLVAGGPKLWRKSHDAAQRERVHKGIRYGVLTGGFIAAYTVVDSYAVKFLVMSPILLDYFGNLVRIVLLLPVALKDRATTARMWRSQWKYAALVAAVSPVSYVLVLYAVQQAPISHVAPAREVSMLFAALIGGHLLREGDRLLRLLGAVFIAAGVVALALG, encoded by the coding sequence GTGCCGCTCTCCGCATTCGCACTGATCCTGCTGGCCGGGATCATCCACGCAGGCTGGAACATCGTCGCCAAGAAGGCGAACGGCGATGCGCGCTTCAGCTTCCAGACCAGCGTGTTCAACATGCTCATCTGGGCGCCCGTGGGCATCACCCTGGGCTGGAACGTGGTGCCCGGCTGGGGCGCGGCCGAGTGGGGCTTCGTCGTGCTCAGCGGCGTGCTGCACGTCTTCTATTTCATCGTGCTGCTGCGCGGCTACCGCAGGTCGGACCTGACCGTGGTCTATCCGCTGGCGCGCGGCTCGGGGCCGCTGTTGTCGTCGCTGGTGGCGGTGCTCTTCCTGGGCGAGAAGATCAGCCTCTTCGGCGTGGCGGGCATCGCGGGCGTGGTGCTCGGCGTCTTCCTGGTGGCGGGCGGGCCGAAGCTCTGGCGCAAGTCGCATGACGCGGCGCAGCGTGAGCGGGTGCACAAAGGCATTCGCTACGGCGTGCTGACGGGCGGTTTCATCGCGGCCTACACGGTGGTCGACAGCTACGCGGTCAAGTTCCTCGTCATGTCGCCGATCCTGCTCGACTATTTCGGCAACCTCGTGCGCATCGTGCTCCTGCTGCCGGTGGCGCTGAAAGACCGCGCCACGACCGCGCGCATGTGGCGCTCGCAGTGGAAATATGCGGCGCTGGTGGCGGCGGTCAGCCCGGTTTCCTATGTGCTGGTGCTGTACGCCGTGCAGCAGGCGCCGATCTCGCACGTCGCGCCGGCGCGCGAGGTGTCGATGCTGTTCGCGGCGCTGATCGGCGGACACCTGCTGCGCGAAGGCGACCGGCTGCTGCGGCTGCTGGGCGCGGTATTCATCGCCGCCGGCGTGGTGGCGCTCGCGCTGGGCTGA
- a CDS encoding BLUF domain-containing protein: protein MLVRLLYASRAVDTSPEAIESILAQSRSHNTACGITGILCYGAGTFLQAIEGGRMAISELYGHIQRDARHKDVVLLHYEEIFERRFGGWTMGQVNLSKLNASTLLKYSEKPELNPYAVSGKVSLALLEELMATAAIVGRH from the coding sequence ATGCTGGTCCGACTTCTCTACGCCAGCCGCGCCGTCGACACCAGCCCCGAGGCCATCGAGTCGATCCTCGCGCAATCGCGCTCGCACAACACGGCCTGCGGCATCACCGGCATCCTTTGCTACGGCGCGGGCACCTTCCTGCAGGCCATCGAGGGCGGGCGCATGGCCATCAGCGAGCTCTACGGCCACATTCAGCGCGACGCGCGCCATAAAGACGTGGTGCTGCTGCACTACGAGGAAATCTTCGAACGCCGCTTCGGCGGCTGGACGATGGGGCAGGTCAACCTGTCGAAGCTCAATGCCTCGACGCTGCTCAAATATTCCGAGAAACCCGAACTCAACCCCTATGCGGTGTCGGGCAAGGTCTCGCTGGCGCTGCTCGAAGAACTGATGGCCACGGCCGCCATCGTCGGCCGCCACTGA
- the folE gene encoding GTP cyclohydrolase I, translating to MLRKTDVEPLPDRKDDDEGTPVSVKIRERITAARKRFNANDNIAEFIQPGDLEALLDEVEVKMKGVLQSLVIDVENDHNTDNTARRVAKMYLNEVFRGRYVAAPSLTEFPNAEHLNELMIVGPITVRSACSHHFCPIIGKLWIGVMPNEHTNVIGLSKYARLAEWVMGRPQIQEEAVVQLADLIQEKTQPDGLALVMEAEHFCMAWRGVKEMDSKMINSVMRGVFLKDPSLRREFLSLLPRKS from the coding sequence ATGCTGAGGAAAACCGACGTCGAACCGCTGCCCGATCGAAAAGACGACGACGAGGGTACGCCCGTCTCCGTCAAGATCCGCGAGCGCATCACCGCCGCGCGCAAGCGCTTCAATGCCAACGACAACATTGCCGAGTTCATCCAGCCCGGCGATCTGGAGGCGTTGCTCGACGAGGTCGAGGTCAAGATGAAGGGCGTGCTCCAGAGCCTGGTCATCGACGTGGAGAACGACCACAACACCGACAACACCGCTCGCCGCGTCGCCAAGATGTACCTGAACGAGGTGTTCCGCGGCCGCTACGTGGCCGCGCCCTCGCTCACCGAGTTTCCCAACGCCGAGCACCTGAACGAGCTGATGATCGTCGGCCCGATCACCGTGCGCAGCGCCTGCTCGCACCACTTCTGCCCGATCATTGGCAAGCTCTGGATCGGCGTGATGCCCAACGAGCACACCAACGTGATCGGCCTGTCGAAGTACGCGCGCCTGGCCGAATGGGTCATGGGCCGTCCCCAGATCCAGGAAGAAGCCGTGGTGCAGCTGGCCGACCTGATCCAGGAAAAGACCCAGCCGGACGGCCTGGCGCTCGTCATGGAAGCCGAGCATTTCTGCATGGCCTGGCGCGGCGTCAAGGAAATGGACAGCAAGATGATCAACTCCGTGATGCGCGGCGTGTTCCTCAAGGACCCGAGCCTGCGCCGCGAATTCCTGTCTCTCCTGCCAAGAAAGAGCTGA
- a CDS encoding endonuclease/exonuclease/phosphatase family protein, with the protein MNQPAASAAQNLRVATYNIHKGVQGIGPARRLEIHNLGHAIEQLDADIVCLQEVRKMNRQAAARFARWPELPQADFLAPEGYTAVYETNAVTRHGEHGNALLTRWPVLRTSHQDISDHRFEQRGLLHVVIDVEGRRVHAIVVHLGLIKGSRVRQIARLREFIDREVPPDEAVVVAGDFNDWGARMRYAMNAMGMRDTSDLRGPRTLTYPSRLPVAQLDFVYGRRLEPLACAVPRGPIWARMSDHLPLVADFSLLN; encoded by the coding sequence ATGAACCAGCCGGCAGCATCAGCAGCGCAAAACCTCCGGGTCGCGACCTACAACATCCACAAGGGTGTGCAGGGCATCGGGCCGGCGCGCAGGCTCGAAATCCACAACCTGGGCCATGCCATCGAGCAGCTCGACGCCGACATCGTCTGCCTGCAGGAAGTGCGCAAGATGAACCGGCAGGCCGCCGCCCGCTTCGCGCGCTGGCCGGAGCTGCCGCAGGCCGATTTCCTCGCGCCCGAGGGCTACACCGCCGTCTACGAGACCAACGCCGTCACGCGCCACGGCGAGCACGGCAATGCGCTGCTGACGCGCTGGCCGGTGCTGCGCACCAGCCACCAGGACATTTCCGACCACCGCTTCGAGCAGCGCGGCTTGCTGCACGTGGTGATCGACGTGGAAGGCCGGCGGGTGCACGCCATCGTGGTGCACCTGGGGCTCATCAAGGGCAGCCGTGTGCGGCAGATCGCCCGGCTGCGGGAGTTCATCGACCGCGAGGTGCCGCCCGACGAGGCCGTGGTGGTGGCGGGCGACTTCAACGACTGGGGCGCGCGCATGCGCTACGCCATGAATGCCATGGGCATGCGCGACACCAGCGACCTGCGCGGCCCGCGCACGCTCACTTACCCCTCGCGCCTGCCGGTGGCGCAGCTCGACTTCGTCTACGGGCGCAGGCTGGAGCCGCTGGCCTGCGCGGTGCCGCGCGGCCCCATATGGGCCCGAATGTCCGACCACCTCCCGTTGGTGGCCGATTTTTCGCTCCTTAATTGA
- the nudB gene encoding dihydroneopterin triphosphate diphosphatase, with protein MTISPRPWKIPESVLVVIHTPALDVLLIRRADAETDFWQSVTGSKDLADEPLALTAAREVAEETGIQCGEGTALALQLVDWQLRNVYEIYPRWRARYAPGVTHNTEHLFGLCVPERLVPVLEPREHTAWQWLPYREAADACFSPSNAEAILLLTEFVR; from the coding sequence ATGACGATCAGCCCCCGGCCCTGGAAGATTCCGGAGTCGGTGCTGGTCGTGATCCACACGCCGGCGCTCGATGTGCTGCTGATCCGGCGTGCGGATGCCGAGACCGACTTCTGGCAGTCGGTCACCGGCAGCAAGGACCTGGCCGACGAGCCGCTCGCGCTCACCGCGGCGCGCGAGGTGGCCGAGGAAACCGGCATCCAGTGCGGCGAAGGCACCGCGCTGGCCTTGCAACTGGTCGACTGGCAGCTGCGCAACGTCTACGAAATCTATCCCCGCTGGCGCGCCCGCTACGCGCCCGGCGTCACCCACAACACCGAGCACCTGTTCGGCCTGTGCGTGCCCGAGCGCCTGGTGCCCGTGCTGGAGCCCCGCGAGCACACCGCGTGGCAATGGCTGCCGTACCGGGAAGCCGCCGACGCTTGTTTTTCCCCATCGAACGCCGAAGCCATTCTGTTGCTGACAGAATTTGTGCGATGA